In Denticeps clupeoides unplaced genomic scaffold, fDenClu1.1, whole genome shotgun sequence, the sequence CACTGaaactataataaaattatGGATCTAATGAACgccaatagggtggtagtagcctagtgggtaacacactcgcctatgaaccagaagacccaggtttgaatcccacttactaccattgtgtccctgagcaagacacttaaccatgagtgtctccaagggatggactgtccctgtaactactgattgtaaggccctctggataagggcgtgtgataaatgctgtaaatgtaaatgagtataaataataaaatcttttttaaacaaaactattGATGTCAATGTTTTGCTTAAGTTGGGTTTGGCTGTCTTCATCCACATTcataattaatgaataatgaGTTGATCTCTTGTACAATTGTAATGCACAGATATGGATAAGAAATGTATATATGAAAATGGTGTGTACACACCATGGCATCATTTTGTTGCCAGATTTGTGTTGAAAAATCCTTTTGCCTTGGAAATGCCAGAATTCAGTTGGTTTAATAAGAATTACCTCAACTATGCAATGTTCTCTGAACTGTTTCTCAGAAGGCTCCACGCTGCCCATGATTGAATTGTCTGCATTCAGGTTAAAGCGGAATGATCTAGCATTCTAAAGCAAATTTTATCTCTTATGGTTTTTGTCCACTGCTCAGTAATCAAAGGGAAGGTGGTACATGGGAGCGGTCTATGAACAAGGTgcagaatttattatttttgaaagAAATTACCCACCTAGATTCGTTTTAAAATCTGGGCCGGTCTCTCGCTTGATTATGTTCAATAGAGACAAGTTTATCGCGTCAGATTGATGGGTGCGAACGAGAGGCCGCGAGTAAAGAGACACGGTGAAAGGTTGTTCTTGGACGCCAGGCCTGCACGTGATTCACGTTCTTCTCGGCTTGTGCGAAATCGTTAGTAATTGAAACACACGTGCGCTCCTCAGTTCCGTTCCCTCGAGACACATTGTTGGCTGGTTTATGAACTCACTCTTGAGGTGTGAAGGTATAAAATTGGTCGTAATCAAGATGTCTCTTTGCAATGCAGCCTACTGATTGCTTTTAAATTCTGCTTCACAAAGACAGAGCTGATGAAcgagacaagaaaaaaaaaaaagtgtgaagaaCGTCCTCTCAGCTTTTAGACAATGGATATGCTGACAGGCAGACAGGAAATAAGGAAGGTTGAGATTTCTTAGATAAAAATGAGGTTTTAACTCATTGCTAGAAATGCTAGACGACAGGTTGTTTCACCTTGGAGAGAATCGTCTGGAGAAGATCTGCTTGTTAAGGGTAGATGTTGACTGACTGAGGCCTTGAACCTGAAGCCTGAGGATTGAGTGGTGTCACtactaagttgctctggaaaagggcgtctggtaaatgctgtaaatgtaaatgcttattAAATGGGTTGACATTCGATTGAATGGACTGATTGAACAGATAAGATTACATTACGAATAATTCTAAGACTAAGTTTAGCTATGTGTGTATAAGATTAAGACAAAGACAAGTTAGGGGATAGAGGCTCAGATTTGTTGAGAAGGGGAAATGATCTGACCCAGGGTCAGAAAACAGCACTTCTGTGTCATATGTCAGGTTCATTTCATGAATTCATTTtaacactttattttaatttcagtgcAACAATTAATGCCATAATTCTGTCAGTAAACGCAGTTTACGCAGTAAAATTTAATGTAGAAGTACTCAGCCATACACTGTTTGTACTGTatttgtcacgatggctggacatggcgaggaaggaggacacattggAGCACGATGTCACAACGTCTATCAGATGGAGCACACGACAGGCGAAACGTCACCTAACAACGACACAGCtgtatacaggcagacacaggtgaaaacaaccagAAAACTTAATAACATGAATCTCCGGTCCGAACCCCGGATCAGGAGTATctccttccagaccggatcctgGAAATACCCAATATGTGATTACCAAAATATTGAAATTCAATGGGAACGCGAGTATTTAGCATGTAACAGATTTACAAGAGGTGTGGGTTGCCAGATTCTCATTTTGAAATGGCTCTTTTCATGAATCTAATGAAGCAAAATAAATTCCATGATTTAAAACTACCCAAACTGGCAACACTTTCAGCACAGCGCCAAAGCAGAAACAAGCACTGTTTGCCTTTCAAATTAAACGTATTAAAACTATAATATTTTTATCAGTTGTGCTGTTTTTAATATCCATCCATGCCATTTCCTTCTTCAAATATTCAGATCTTAAATGGCTCTGTTCGTAGTTTTTGTGCcaggttgtttttcttttgctgtgatttgtaCTCAGTACTGTACTGAAGTAGATAGCTTGCTTTAATTTGTACTCAAATACAGGCAAAACTTGAgttaaaaatgcacacagtaaCATGAGAAGCTGTAATTTGTTACTTCCACCCTGTGTATATTCATATCCAGGCTTTTCCAGGCTGACAGCAGGGATTCACCAAGTATTTAGCCTTTATCGTTCCAGTCAAAAACAAATAAGTTCGTCACAAAGGAATTAAGTCTTATTCTGCCTTGCAAAAGCCTGGAATCAGGACAGCTGGCTCTGGCTCACAGTGCTTCCATGGCTCCACACGGCCGCCTTGGCTGGAGAAAACATAAACCTCCTGCTCCACTCTCCCCGGGTCTCCCCGGGAAAAAAACACTCTCCTGATTAAAAAGTATGCTTTTCGTATATGCCGAATATTCAACACAGTATAGTACAGCCACGATGAAATATATGTAGCTGATTTTCTAATATGTgcacatttatacattataaaCACTGGCTGCTGTGACTGGGGTTTTACGCGTTCATACAACATACCTTAAATCTTTTATCTATTActactatttaattttttacaattcaATGGAAAACCTGACTGGGATAAACCTGACTGagtaattttattataaaagggAACATAAAGGCAtcaaaaggcagaaatatacttggcGTTAACTGCTTACGTATGTACGTACGCACAGCCGTGGTCCGTATCCCGCGTTCTTTGTGTAGGTTTTTTGTGCACGGAACGGACAGGGATGCACTACCTGCGTAATTTTACAGGGCCAGCGTTGCGAGATCTGGTTTTAATGTACAGGTTTAAGATACTAGTTAAGATTGCTTTATTTGGTGTGCGGCCTCGACactgactcctggtggtaaggagtacacacggCACATTACGATGCAAGTATACCAGCACAAACGTTAATAACGCAACTGTGTACAGATGCGCATTCGTAgttcacagcaagtatatttctggcttaATCTGATCTAATCATCTAAAGAATCCGTGAGTCAACAATTTGAAAAAGTCCATGCTGTTATAATGCGTAAATGTGCCTTTTTGCAAGTCTAAAATGTCAAACTTGCCAGTGTAAATTTGACCCTTTggtcaaatgaatgaaattctaCTCTGTTGAACCAggggagttttttttatgacaaaaTTGCTTATAAGGTAAAAGCAGTCAGTTAGTGGGTCTGTTGGGACGGTGAGAGTCAGCATTAAAGTATTGTTTATGGTCTAACTGATGTTCTGGGTAACATCATATCGTGAGTTTTAAGTTGCTTCATTTCCATTGGTGACCCGATTATGCACATTGTGGAAAAGCTGGATTCATTGCACTACAAAGAACTTGCTGAAACGCTGAAAAATCACCTAACTGCTCACTGAAAGGAACCCCAGGCCCGGTGTGTGGGGCCTGCTGGGGTCCTGGACGCTCACGGGTCACGCAGGGgtctggaggttttttttttttctctcgccgTGCCAAACGTCCCCAGCTCCTGGAGGGAGGAGCCCACCACGCTCTTGAGCTGACATTTCAGTCGCCCGCCTTCTAATCAGTGTTGCGCGGAGCCTGCTTTCTAATCAGACCCACACTTGTGGCAGCAgcagcttttctttctttctttctttctgtctttgtaCTGTTGCATTTCCACGTATCGCTGCTATATTACCGAGACGGGTCTTGTAGTCCCTGTCCGCTTGTGCGAACGTATGGTTGCCAGGCATCACACGTTGACTGGACGCTGTAGGAATGGGTCTGTACGGTGCACCTCGAGGACCGCCATTAGCCTCTTCCGGAATGAGGCCGAAGGCGCGGCATGTTGTATGAAAAGGCCCTTCACGTACCGCGGGGAGAGTCACTTATCTGCAGGGCGCATCTGCGGATTGTCAGGCGGCGACGGGCGGTCCTTATCAGTGCCACCTCTGTGCCACCCCGGCCGAGCacggttcccctggctgtcggAGAGGCGAGGTGGTGCCTGCTAATTCAAACACAGCAGAGGTTTTATTTTTGGATTGTACGTTCCCGTTCCGGGGGGGCGAGGGAACATTCCTCAACGTTCACAGAGACGAGGCGTTTTGATGCGGCTCAGCTAGCAGGGGGAGTCGGCTCTTGACTCGGTCCCCGCTGGGACAGCGGGATTTACGCTCTGCTGCCGAGCCGATCCAGGAAAAATCGGCAGGAGCTCCAGAAGGATCCAGCTTGGGTTCACCCGAGTCTACCACGGGCCCCACAGCAAGCACATACAaagaatttgattccggtagatctTACGTACAaccacaatgtgcaaggatgtgtgtacaagtactgagtataaatatatttatgaatgtacataggtctgtAAGTGTATGAAGATTAACAATATGCAGtacaataaataggcaaaaatctaaatcctatAAAGTGCAGAGTGCAATAATAAGGTTATTGGCAGTGAGAccgtttcagctgtttaggagggagatggcgagggggaagaagctggtcctggtctgcaggcttctagaaCGTCTGCCagagtctgtgtccagggtgtgagggggtctgagatgattttccctgcccttctcctggatcttgagaggtacaggtcctggacgGAGGGCAGGGGGGGGTGATCCTTTCCGCTGTCTCCAGCCGACACGGGCACGTTCCGAGTACGGCCGTGGATCCGGTTTCCGCACAGCCCCCGACCCGTGCACGCCTCGCATTAACCGTCGCACGGACCCGTGCCTGTAATTGTACGATTCCGTGATGCCACGCGTGGGATAACCACCAGGCCTGGCCGCAGCAGGAATTGCAGAATAGCCACCGCGGAGGTGTGTTGGGGGTTTTTTATTCTTCCTACTAGAAAACTTGAAGTGCTCTATTAAACGCCGTTTCGTGTCTAGATGCCTCTATTACTATTAAGTGCCAGTTTTGTGGCTTTGGCTGCAACggataatgttgtttttttttgccacaatttATATGATTCATACTGCAGAAGAAATGatcaaagttttaaaaaaacgtTTAAGAAACTTGTTTTCTTGACAGATTGGCAGATAATGTTGTTTGATTCTAGCTGCTGTGAGATAGGGGCGGGGAATGAGGTTTCTGTTGAATTCCGTACCGGCGAATCGACACTGGTTTAAATTATGGTAATGGGCCTCAACGCGTATCGTGTTGGGCTGAGCTGACTGGGGGGGTGTTTTAATGAGcgtccctctttttttttttttttagctatttcTTCTCCGCCCCCCCAGGCCCCCGCTCGTTCAGGAAGGCAGAACCCCCATCCTGCCGGCTCCGATTTGTTTTCGTAGCAGAATCCCAGAACACCCTTTCTTCCCCGTGGCTTCGGCTGCTTCTGGCCCTGATCGAGTGCGTTTCTTCATGTGACGAGCGTCGGCCTTCAGAATTTATTAAGAGCGACCTCGGCGCGTGTCACACATGACTTTACAGACACAACGCACGCTGTGTCACAGCTACAGACCGCAAAGCAGTCGCGCTTTGTGTAGGTGCCTGCATGTGTTGACTTCAagacttttattgtcattgtacagttaccTGGACAATGAAATTAGCTGGAAAGACCACGAagatgcaagaaaacaagataaaaattTGAAAAAGAATTTCGTCTTATCAACCGTTTTTGTCTCCTGCttgctgggttaaaaaaaaatcataaatggaATTGCCTGGAGGGCGTGACAGGGAAGACTGACTGTGGGGGTGAGGGACATGGGAACGGGTGGGCAATTTGGTGGCAAAGACCCAAAAGTTTTTCTTTAAACAGACTTATGAAAACCATACGACATTCTCTGAAAAAGAACATTGAGAATGGAGCATTCTCCCAGCCCCTGAagacacattttctttctttctttctctctctctctcgctcactcacaTATCCATGGTCCCCCCGCCTCTTCCAAAAACATacaacccccccccatcccctccCTGGTACTCCCACCTCCtatccctccctctttctctccaaaGTCCTGGGACGGGCTGCGAGCAGACAGCCGAAGAGCAGATGCCGGTGAGAGCAGAGGGAGACGGTAGGACGGCGAGGTACAGTGAGACGGAATGAATGGGAGACGCAGCTTAGACGAGGTGTAGGAGGGCGTTCAGATGAGGAATAGTGAAGGAAGGTGAGAAATCCAAGGCCAGAAGAGAAGTTGAGGACCGTACAGGATGGGCTGCATTCCCATGCAGGTGACCACCCTCCTGGGCTTGTTGGGTGTGTTGGCCGTCCTCGGCCAGGACCTGCAGGAAAAAGACGCCCTCTGCAATGAGGCTGGCTGCTTCGTGGTCTACTTCCAGCGCAAGACCTTCCTACAGGCCTGGCGAAGCTGCAGGGACTACGGCGGCGACCTCGCCGTCCTGAAGCACCAGGACGAGGCGGATGCTGTCGAGAAGCTTTTCTCCGGCGTGGAGATGCACGGCAGGCCCAGCCAGGCGAAAGTGTGGATCGGCCTGCAGCGGCATCCGCGGCAGTGCTCCAGCACCCGGCCCCTCAGGGGCTTCAGCTGGGTCTCCGGCGACCAAGACACCCTGTACACCAACTGGCAAGGTGAGGGCTCCCTCTCCGCCTGCAACGTGCCCCGCTGCGTGGCCGTGCAGTTCAGCGTCGACCCGCTGGAGCGCCACGCCAACCTCAAGTGGGTGGACGGCCCTTGCTCAGTGACCGTAGAAGGATACCTGTGCCAGTACACCTACAAGGGCATGTGCCCGAGCATTGCCAACGAGGGCGGCGGAAACAGTTTATACAGCACCCCCTTCAACCTTCTGACCACGGAGCTGGGCCACCTGCCCTACGGAACGGTGGCCACGATCCCCTGCCCCGAGGGCACGGAGGAGGACCAGACGGTCCTGTGCACGGACAAGGAGGGCTACGCCGTGGGCTGGTCGCGGGAGGCGCCCTACTGCTCCAGCGTCCACGAGAACAAGTGGTGCGACCGGAACAACGGCGGGTGCGAGCAGCTGTGCATCGAGGACAGCGCGTCGCGCTTCTGCATGTGCATCGAAGGGTTCGCGTTGGCGCCGGACGGGGTGAGCTGCCTGCCCCACGACACCTGTCACGATTCGCCGTGCGAGTTCGAGTGTCTGGCCGTGGTCGAAGGCTTCCGCTGCGCCTGCCCTGAGGGCTACGTCCTGGAACAGGACGAGCACCACTGTCGGGATCTGGACGAGTGTCTGCAGGTGCCCTGCGAACACCAGTGCGTCAACGCACCGGGCACGTACGAGTGCCGTTGCCGCGATGGCTACCGTCCTGACGAGAACGGAGACTGTGAGGACGTGGACGAGTGTGTGGATGAACCCTGCCAGCATGCTTGTGAGAACACGCCGGGGTCGCACATCTGTCACTGCCACCTCGGCTTCTCGCCGGTGCCGGAGGACCCCAGTCGATGCCAGGACACAGATGAGTGTCAGATACAGGGCACCTGTGAGCAGATGTGCATCAACTACCTTGGTGGCTTTGAGTGCCACTGTGAAGAGGGCTACAATCTCCTTGCTGACAACTTCTCCTGCGGACGCATCATTGTGGATCACGAAAATCCGACTGCCACCCCTGCCTACCCGTGGGGGCCCAGCCCGCCTGGTGACACGTGGAATTTCCAGCACCCGCCCTATCAGTGGCCCTTGACACCAGCTGATTATGACTACTATGACCACAGTGAATGGATGACCGATGCCACAACTGTAGACAGGGGTCCCACGGGTGTGATGGGACAGACTAGGGCTCCTCCTCTCGAGCTGGAGTCGACCCCGCATCACGAGGTCATCCCCCCCAAAGCAGTCGACACCACTTTTGCCTCCTTTGCCTTGCCACCCACACTAACACCTGAGTGGTATGAGGGTGACAGAACTACGCTGACTCCACCGCCATTTTTTATCGAGGATGACGGCCATTGGTTCCAGTCCGAAACTGTGCCATCAACTCCACAGGACGGGGGTGCGTTGGACTGGTTCCAGCCTGAGCAGACGCTAAACCCACAGCAGGATGGTCCGGCGTCGTCTCCCGCACAGCCATCCTCTCCCGTCGAGGCCGAGGAGGTTGCAAATGCCATCGTGGAGACAGTTCCTCCCGTGACCAAACCAGGGAGCCCCTCACCACCACCGGGTCTTGGCATTGAGAAGCCCGTGCCCGAGGAGCAGCAGCCGGGCAGCAGCTGGCTGCTGGTGGGCCTGCTGGTTCCCCTCTGCATTtttgtggtggtgatggtggcacTGGGCATCGTGTACTGCACGCGCTGCACCGTGCGGCCGCAGAGCAAAAGCACGACGGACTGCTACCACTGGATCTCTGGAGCTGCCGACAAAGCCGGAGCAGAACATTCTGGCGATGTGTCCAAGTCCCATGTGTAAATAAAGTTACGTTTTGGAGGGACGGCGATgtacataaataacattttgtggACTGCATGAAGGGAAAAGGGAATTGATTGAGATGGACTCTCCGAACTGTGCATCTGATAACGCCTGAACGTttcacaaaaaaagtatttattagAAAAATCTATTAGAAGGAGGAGCCGTGCAAAACCGctggcattgttttttttcccctggcaCACCCTGACCTGGATGTAGCTGCTTTGTGATTGTGCCACAAGCGATGGAATCATTCACAAATAGATTGGACTGTGTGGTCGGCTTGCTCGAGAACCTGCCTGTTGTATTTATGGCTAGTCGACGGAGTTTTTCTTCACTAGCGACCCGACGAAACAACAAACCCCCCACTCGAAAGACGAGCCTGCGCCGCTCCGAAGGAGGAATATCTGGCTAGAAAAAATGGATAGACTGCAGCTGAGGGTGAAATGGGGTTTTAGGCAGGAGTAATCACTTGGCTTGTGCACGTTGTTTAGCCGAGCGCTCCAGGACACTCCCTCTCCTGTTTCTTTCGCCACACCGCCTTAATATTGGAGCTCGTGCCTCTGCCATCTGCTTGCTGGACGTTTTGTGCGGTGCACAGTGATCCGTTCACCGCGGTTTTCTCCGGGGGCCGTACTAGATCCAGGGTCACGTTCTACTCCTCGCGGCTCCAGGCCTGGCGTTTGAGTTACGGACAGCGGAGGCACCCCCTAGAGGTCAAAGATCTTCCCTTTACGGTTTTTCTCCAATTCAAACACTGATCATGAAGACTGGTCATGGCTGGGCAATATGCTTTGATGCAATATTTACAGGCATTTTTTTCAACCACAGATAAAATCGTGACAGGGATTGGATTTTTATCTGATTACGATGGGAAAAAATGTTGTGGATCATGTGACAAGCATTATAGTACCATGACGGACCTTGGGTATAAAAGGAGTGCATTCAAATGACACAAATAGTCCATATTACtcatatgatgatgatgatgatgacgatatGAATGTTCAGAATCATATATTGCCCAGTCCTGTTTTATATCTGTGTTTTCTTCTGATGGTATGAGTaggaacaaaaataaaaactgacatGTATTTAAGTATGACATGTGCTTTCTGCTTGGGGCATTTGAAAGTAAAGTccatgtgaaacactgcagcacagcacacagtgacacaacgaaatgtgtcctttgcatttaacctatcacacttggtgagcagtgggcagccatgacaggcgcccggggagcagtgtgtggggacggtgctttgctcagtggcaccttggcggatcgggattcgatccggcaaccttctgattacggggccgcatccttaaccgctaggtcaccactgtcctcAATTGGGATTTATTCTTTCCTAATTTAAGAGTTTAAGGGCTTTCATGTCAGTATTCTACTTTCCGGCAACGCAAATTTCAGAATGGTGGCCGAGAATCGTATCTTTCTTTCTATTCTGTCCAATTAGCAGGAAAGGCTGAGGCAAACTACAACTTCTCAAACTACGTACCGCTTGGGGTGGAGGGTATGTGGGCTTTCTGACAATGCCCTACAACAGCTGATTTCAATATCTTATTCTTCATTGTCTCCTGATTCGTCTTCTTCATTGTCTCCTGCAGCACACTGGTGTCAGTGTCTGAGAACATGGTTTGAAGACTAATGCCACGTATTCATTATGGCGCTGACAGAGGTCAAGTGTGACCCAGTGTGCCGCTAGATTCATCGCTGGaacaatttttttcccaaacGATCCCGGAGGTTCGCGGTATGCGCCGAGCTGCGCGGTGAAATTCCGCCGCAGACAACGGGGCCTTGAAATGTAGCTCTCCGTCCCATCTGCAGCAAAGCGGATCGGCATGCGCGCTGCCCAGAACCTGCTGTCACTGCCTGTTGTGAATAATAAGCCATTCTTCTCCCtttgctggagagagagaggacacttTGGACAATGCCTGTgcaagtgaaaaataaaagcaactCTAATCTGTTAGCAATTAAAGCCAAGCGTCCTTGAATGCATTATTTGCAGGCGTGGTGTGTTTCATCTTCCCcataatgtatttaattaaaaacatcagaAAATATAGAAGATAACAGTCGAATGTGGAGAGTTTTCAACGTGTGCTTTCTGAGAGTCGCTGATTAAAGGAACAGGGAAGGCAACGTATCGACGTCTCAGCTTGGGTTAAACCGGACTCCTATACTTCTAGTCCCGTAAATGAATTGCTTCTATCTGCCTCCCTCCCAGCGAATGGGGAACGTCGATATGCCTGGTGAGATTTACAAGCGGCTGGAGAGACCGTGCGTTTTCCTCATCATGGACTCTGCCGTCTCAAATTCGGCATCGGATTCGCATTGAGCAAACGCTACCAGCCAAGAATAAGagtgccttaaaaaaaaacccactactGACTGCGGGGAGAGGGATTATATGAGTAGGACGATTGGCGTTAAGTGTGCTAATAAACAATGGGAGGGGGGCGCGCCAGGCGACTCCAGAAGGCCTCTGCATCATCCTGACTTTCCATTTCCTCTCCCGTGGGCTGGAAGCCCTGCATGCCGGCCCATCAGACTCACCCAGCCAGGtctgctccacctccacctcttcTGCCCTGCTTAAAGAAGGACAGGCTAGTTTAATCGCTTCCGAAGGCCAAAGGGTGACACGTGCTGAGTGTGTTTTTGAacagtggaagtgaagtgattgtcacatgtgatacacagcagcacagcacacagtgaatccgcttttaaccatcacccttggtgagcagtgggcggccatgacaggcgcccggggagcagtgtgtggggacggtgctttgttcagtcgcacctcagtggcaccttggcagatcgggattcgaaccggcaaccttctgattatgggggcgcttccttaaccgctaggccaccactgccccaatgtggggctcgaacccacgaccctgagattaagagtctcatgctctaccgactgagctagccgggctgCTACTGAGTTTGGAGGGTGaagaggggtgtgtagagtccttctatggagggaagagagactctggtgatcttctcagctgtcctcactatccgctgtaggatCCGATATGgtgcagtgatgcagctggtcagaatgctctcaatggggtgaggatgggtggtgggagcatTCGTGCGTatttgtccaggtgggtgagggtcagatgctggttggtggcgatggcatcgtCCGTGGAGTGGTTTGGacaattgcagtgggtccagggtggagggcagcggTTTCTTGACGACCAGTTTCTCAAAAGcatttcatcatgatgggtgtaagtgcaacgggACGGTCGTCATTGAGACACggcactgaagacttcttcagcacgggcacgatggtggtggccttgtcATTAGCAGTTCACCTGCCACTGTCACATGGCCTTGGAATGGCCGTTTCATCATTCCCACGCTCCCATGCCGAGGTAGAGCGACACCGGCAtgtccctcttcctgtctgcctAATTAGATTGGCTAGGCACACAATGAAGTTTGTATTCAGGTATTTGCTGTtatttatactgtgtgtgtgtgtgtgtgtgtgtgtgtgtgtgtgtagacagaaGGAAAGTGGAATGAAATCCACATTATCCCACCGCTTAGAGATAAAAGTGTCTGTAGGCCTTCAACTGTAGACTGTATGTCCGTCCGGTTTTTACTCACATGGTGACATGCTGTCTGCTGGGGCTCAGGTGTCCTCGGTGTCCAGGACGTTACCGTACACCCTTGCATCGCATAACACGGTTTCAAAGGTTTGGTTCTCGGGAGATGAAGCCCCTTTGTAGATGTGCGGAGATGCCGAGGCTTGAGGAGATGTCGTGTTCTGTTGCTGCTCCTCTCCAGCGGATTGGATCGACCTCTAGATCACGAGATTGCCTTCAAAATAGCGAAACAGCGCTGGGAATCCTGGATTATTTTCCCATTCTCCTTTCCAGG encodes:
- the LOC114774310 gene encoding endosialin-like, with amino-acid sequence MGCIPMQVTTLLGLLGVLAVLGQDLQEKDALCNEAGCFVVYFQRKTFLQAWRSCRDYGGDLAVLKHQDEADAVEKLFSGVEMHGRPSQAKVWIGLQRHPRQCSSTRPLRGFSWVSGDQDTLYTNWQGEGSLSACNVPRCVAVQFSVDPLERHANLKWVDGPCSVTVEGYLCQYTYKGMCPSIANEGGGNSLYSTPFNLLTTELGHLPYGTVATIPCPEGTEEDQTVLCTDKEGYAVGWSREAPYCSSVHENKWCDRNNGGCEQLCIEDSASRFCMCIEGFALAPDGVSCLPHDTCHDSPCEFECLAVVEGFRCACPEGYVLEQDEHHCRDLDECLQVPCEHQCVNAPGTYECRCRDGYRPDENGDCEDVDECVDEPCQHACENTPGSHICHCHLGFSPVPEDPSRCQDTDECQIQGTCEQMCINYLGGFECHCEEGYNLLADNFSCGRIIVDHENPTATPAYPWGPSPPGDTWNFQHPPYQWPLTPADYDYYDHSEWMTDATTVDRGPTGVMGQTRAPPLELESTPHHEVIPPKAVDTTFASFALPPTLTPEWYEGDRTTLTPPPFFIEDDGHWFQSETVPSTPQDGGALDWFQPEQTLNPQQDGPASSPAQPSSPVEAEEVANAIVETVPPVTKPGSPSPPPGLGIEKPVPEEQQPGSSWLLVGLLVPLCIFVVVMVALGIVYCTRCTVRPQSKSTTDCYHWISGAADKAGAEHSGDVSKSHV